One Deltaproteobacteria bacterium genomic window, CAGGTCAGGTGGTAAGGATATTCAGTCTGGAGTATACGAAGCGGTCTTCCCATACACGGGTACTATCACAATTCGTGCCAACTGCTCCGTGTGGGAAGAAAAGAAAAAAGGTGTCAGAGACAGGGGTGGGGGGTTCTTTTGTAAGTGTGAGGGAATCCAAGACCGTATGTCTGAACAGATTTTTGTTCGCATAAGATATATTATGTAAAGTCAAAGACACGTTCGCTGAGAAAACCTTAAGTTCTTGGGTTCATCCTGTATGAGTACCAGGATAAGAACCATACCCCACCATTCGTCATCGCGAACCGTATCCCGCCATCTGTCATCGTGCCTGTCCGCCATAGCCCGTAGGGCGACGGCGGAAGCGATCCCATGGGCGGCCGGCGGGCGCTGCTATGACCCTTTCGGCTCCGCCCGGGATTGCCGCGTCACTCTCGTCTATCTCGATGTTCCTCGCAATGACTTCGCTGGTCATTGAACGTTGAACATTGAACCTTGAACCTGTTTTACCTTATAGCCCATAGCCTATTGTCCGCTCTTCCCCTCTGGACACTGGACTCTGGACTGCTCTTCTTCTCTGGACACTGGACTGACGACTTACCGCGTTGAACATTGAACGTTGAACGTTGGACCTGTTTCATCCCGTTGAACCTTTTTATTATTCCCTCACTTCCAATTCCACCGGGGAAAAGGCCGTGACGTCAAAGAGACCCCTATCGGTGAGTTTCAGCTCCGGAATTACCGGCAGGGCGAGAAAAGACAGGATCATGAAAGGGTCTTCAAGCCGACACCCGGTTTTTCGTGCCCCCGATTTTACCTCCTTCAGTTCCATCATAAGGGAATCGGCATTCCCGTCGTAAAGAAGCCCCGATATGGGCAAAGGAAGCACGGTCACAGAGTCCCCATCAACCGCGACGGACAATCCGCCTCCATTATCGATAAGCGCGTTCACGGCCGCAGCAGCGCTGTGTGAATCAGCTGATACACAGATGATGTTGTGGGAGTCGTGTGCCACGCTGGACGCGATGGCCCCTCTCCTGAGGCCAAAACCCCTTACGAGTCCCATACCGCATCTGCCGCTGCCGTGGTGCCTTTCAAGGACAAACAATGACGCAAGGTCTTTTGAGGAATCGTGAAGAAAGAACCGATCCTGATCGGTCCTTATCTCTTCTATGGAACCTTTTGTCAGGAGCGAACCCGGGACAACCTCCATAACCCGTGCCATTGGGTTGGGGACTGAGAATAAAATCCTTAAATAATCATTGGTTATCATCTTTAAATTAATGGAGTTTCTCAATTTACTCCGGACCGATGCCTGCTCCATGGCGGGGAAAAACTCCCCATCCGATGACACCTGCTTACCGGACTTGAATACGGTCTTTATCTGGAATGATTTCATATCATCGAAAACCACCAGATCCGCCAGGTATCCCGGCGCCACCGCCCCCCGGTCACTTAAACCGAAGTGCTCCGCCGGATTAATGGTGATCATCCTTATTGCCTCAACCGGGTCGAGCCCACATTTGACGGCCTTTCTTAATAAAAGGTCCATATGTCCCGACTCCATGAGTTCATCCGGGTGACGGTCGTCCGTGACCAGCATGAAACGGTTGAAGTTTAGCGGCGTAACGGCTGGAAGAAGGTTTTCAAGGTCATGGGCGCTTGTTCCCTCTCTCATCATGATCCGTAATCCCAGGCGGACCTTCTCCCGGGCTTCCTCCGCATTTGTACATTCGTGGTCAGACCGTATCCCCGCGGCGGCGTAGGCGTTCAGAGGTTTGCCTGAGAGCATGGGGGCATGGCCGTCGATTGGTCTCCCTGCACTGGAAAGGATCTTTGCGATAACCGAATCATCGCCGTTGACCACACCTGGGAAATTCATGACCTCCGCCAATCCAATGACCCTTGGATGGTTGAAAAGGCGTTTTATTTCCCTGACGCCGATTACGGCGCCTGATGTTTCGAAGGTGGTTGCCGGAACGCACGAGGGGGCCATGAGATAAAGGTCAAGAGGGATCCCCTCACTGTCGGCCAGGATAAATTTGATCCCTTCCAGGCCCGATACATTGGCGATTTCATGGGGGTCCGCCACCATGCAGGTGGTTCCCCGCGGGACGATCAGCCTGGCCAACTCGCTTGGCCTGAGCATGGTGCTTTCGATGTGGAAGTGAGCCTCGATGAACCCGGGGGCAACGTACGAGCCTTCGAGGTCGATGACCTCATCCGCATCATATTCACCCAGACCGGCAATCCTGTCGTCCATAACAGCGATATCCGTTTTTTGGATCTCGCCCGTGAAGGTATTGATTAACCTTGCGTTTTTCAGGAGCAGGTGTGCCGGTTCATCCCCGCGGGAAACAGCCAGGAGTTTTTTCAGAAAGTCATCCATCAACTCCCCTCCCCCGGCACGCCGTAAAATGCCGTACCGCATTTTGGGCAGGCGCCGTCCTGTGAAAGGTTCGAGCTTATGAGGGTAAAACCGCTTCGTTCAAGGAGAAGATGACCGCAGTTGTGACATAAGGTCTGGTCGTTTCCCTGGGAGATATTCCCCAGGTAGGTGTATTTCAGGCCTTCGTTTCTTCCGGCCCTCTCAGCCCTCCGGAGGGAGCCCATAGGTGTTGGAGGACGATCCGTCATCTTATACGTCGGGAAAAACCGGGATATGTGCCACGGGATGAGCGGATCGATCGAGGCGATGAATTCCGCAATAAATCCAAGGGACCGCTCATCATCGTTCAGCCCTGGAATCAGGAGAGTCGTCACCTCTATCCAGACACCCGCCTCGTAAAGGGCCCTGATCGTCTCGAGGACAGGCTCCAGACGAGCGCCACAGACCTGATGATAGAAGTCATCCGTGGCTCCCTTCAGATCCACATTCGCCGCGTCAAGACAAGGTGTAACCATGTCAATGGCCTCTGGAGTCATGAAGCCGTTGGTTATGAAGACATTCTTCAGCCCTGCTTCCCTGCCCTGCCGACAGCAGTCCAGAGCATATTCCAGAAATATGGTCGGTTCGGTGTATGTATATGATATGGATCGGCATCCGGATGCCAGGGCCTTGTTTACAACTTCGTCAACTGTCCTGAATTGCCCCGGGATCGAGGTGTCATTGGGTGACAGGATGCTTATCTCGTAATTCTGGCAATGCCGACAGGACAGGTTGCAGCCGGCGGTTGCCACGGAGTATGAAACGCTTCCGGGAAGAAAATGATAAAGGGGTTTCTTCTCGATGGGATCGACATGTTCGGCAACCAGTTTCCCGTAAACCAGGGTGTAAAGGGTTCCCCCCCTGTTCTCACGGACCCGGCATATTCCCCTTTTCCCGGGCAATATCCTGCATCTGTGGGCGCACATCCGGCAATGGACCTGGTTGTCATCCCCTTTTTCGTAGAGAATCGCCTCGTGCTGCATTCCAGGAATACCCCTAGATCCCAACCGGTTCGAACCCCCGGCCGCATTTTGGACACCTGAAGCGAACCCTCTTTTTCCTGTAGATCTTCGCCACATCCACGGTGCCGACGGTTCCACATTTCGGGCAGGCCACCTTGAGGCGGGCGTTCCTGTCCATTGCCATTGTAGCGTCCCCGGGGGTGGAGGCAAAAAGGCTCACATCCTCCGCAGGCGACCTGGGAAGGACGATCTGCAATATGTGGCTTCCCAAGGTTATCGTGTCCCCATCCTTCAGGGTAAATTCCCTTGTATACTGGTTGTTTACGAGGATGCCATTGAGGCTGCCCATGTCCATGATAAATATTTTTCCGTCCCTCTCATCCAGGGAAGCGTGTTTTCTGGAAACACCGGGATCGTTGAGGAAAAGATCGGATCCGGGATCCCGGCCAACGACAAACGGGTATGAGGTAACACTGACTCTTTTCAAGGTTCTGGTCTGGTCGCGGACGATAATCTCGGGCATTGGCCTGGTATAATGTTTGAAGACGCCACCCTGATAGGCCGGCGGTCCCTCAAGATAGTCAGCGGCAGGCGTGGTTTGCAGGTTCTCGAAGACCCGGATCCTGATGGAATTGCCCTTTATCTGGCTGATCTCGATCCTTTTAAAAAGGTCCATCCAGTCCATCCCTGTCGAGGATTGGACGACCTGGTCGGAGAAATAGGCCTTTATGGCCTTTCCACCCTTGACGAAAGCCAAGCTGAAGCGGCCATCCTGGATCAGCGCTACGAGCGAATCCTTTCGTCCTTCCATGAGACCCACCACCAGGTGTTCTATCTTTATGTGTTCGGCGGCTCCTTCCGTTTCAGGGGAGCGTTCCTGAAGGACAAGGATCGACTTCATCAGCACAGGATCGGTCTGAATGAAGGAAAGGCGGGTCTGTGAATTCTGCGCGAGGTAAACAAAGAACTCCCTTATCCCGGTCCCCTGAAGATCCCCGACCGGTGATATCTTCCCGGCAGCATAGGGTTTTCTCTGAAAAAACAGGACATATCTACGGAATGAATCACCGGGGGAAACTGATGTGATGCAGAAACCATACTCCATCAGGGACATTATCCCCTCCCCTTTTAGTATTCGGTCGAACACGTCGGGGTCCGGATGAACGTCCTTAAGCAGTGCGGATGCGAACGGGAAAGGAATCATCTTGCCCACATTAGCCCACAGTACGGCTGTTGACAAGGGTCGGCTCGACCCTTAGAATGCCGGCCTGATGGAGGATATGTCTATTGGCCGATTTTACACCTGAGGAGGTTTTACAGAAGAAGGGATCAGGCGAAAGCCTGGCGGGCCTGAATCTGGTCAGGATCTCCCTGAAGGGGAAAGATCTGGCCGGGGTGGACCTGCACGAAGCCAATCTGCAGTATGCCGACCTTTCCAACGTTGACCTGAGCCGGGCCAACCTCTCAGGCGCGGATCTTTCTTATGCCAACCTGAGTGGGGCCAGGCTCAGGGGCGCTAACATGGAGAAGGCCCGTATGGTCGCCGCAGAGATGATCAATACCGACCTCAGAGAGTCGAACCTTTCCGGCACGGTGGTGGACGACGCCAGATTACCCGGGTGCGACCTATCAGCCTCCAACCTTTCAGGGGCTACCATGAGACGCTCCGAGGCACGGGATATCAATGCCAACGGCGCCGTTATGGATGGTGTTGACATGGAGGAATCCCGGTTGGACGGCGCCTCCTTGAGAGGCGCTTCCCTTATTGGAGCAAACCTTACGGGCGCAGTCCTGACCGGGGCCGACCTGTCGGGAGCGGACCTGAAAAAAGGGACCCTCATCCGTGTGGATTTCAGTAAATCGAGGCTTTGCTCGACCGGGTTTGTGGAGGCGAATCTCATGAATTCCACTCTTAAAGCGGTCCAGGCACCGGCCGCCGATTTCTCCCTCGCAAACCTTACGGGGGTGAACCTCACGGATGCCGGCGTCCAGAAGGCCATTTTTCGAAGTGCCGAGATGACCCATGCAGAACTTTCCAATGCAGATTGTGCCGAGAGTGATTTCAGCTACTCCAGAATGTCCTACGTCACCGCGGAAGGGGCGAACCTGACAAAGTGTTTCTTCGTTGGAACTACGCTCACCGATGCCAGGATGAAGAAGTGCCGGATGGGGGGAGCTGACATGAGAGATGCCATCGTAGCCGGGTGCAGCCTCTTAGGCTCGGATCTTTCAGGCGCAAACCTTCAAAACGCCGACCTCTCGAGGGCTATTGTGACAGGGGCCGATTTTTCAAGGGCCGACATGACCGGGGCCAACATTGTGGGTACCGATCTGCGGGATGCCAAGCTTGAAGGGACACGACACCCGGGAGCCGGCTAAAACACGTATCCCAGTCCAGAGTCTAGCGTCCAGAGTCCAAAGTGGAAAAGCAGGCTATAGGCTGTAGGGTAAAGCAAGTTCAACGTCTAACGAGAGAAAAACGTTCAACGTTCAATGTCCAAAGGGGAAAAGCAGACACGGTGACGCAGTCCAAGTGTCAAAGTATGGAAGTATCGAGGTGCCCAGACCCAAGATCCCAGATCCCAAGCCCTGCACTCTGGACTTTCGACTCTGGACTCTGGACTATAACTCTTAGCCCTACTGTTTCAGTACTGTTTTAAGTTCCATCAGGGCCGTTCCCACATCCTGGAAACGGTTATTCACGTCTTTCTCCATACACTTGAGAATGAATCCTGACAACGCCGGCGGAATCGAGGGGTTGAATTTTTCAGGCGGCGGGGGTGCTGTGTGAACGTGATGGTACATGACGTCCCCCTCCTTGAACGGAACGGTGCCCGTAAGAAATTCATAGATGGTGACGCCGACAGCATACAGGTCGGCCCGGTGGTCGACCTGTCCGCCAAGGATCTGTTCCGGCGACATGTAGAAAGGGGTTCCGGCCATCTGCGTATGGGTCTTTCTACCCTCCGCGATGGCCCTTGCAAGTCCGAAATCGGTGATCTTCACGAGTTTTTCATCCCTTGACCAGAGGAGGTTGGCGGGTTTGATGTCCCTGTGGACGATGCCCTTGCTGTGGGCGTATGCCAACGCACGCAGGACCTGACCCGCGATGACAAGCGCCGGTTTCAATTCGAACATTCCCTGTTTTTCAAGAATCTCCTTAAGGGAGTCGCCATCGACAAACTCCATGACAATATAGTACTCGCCTCTTTTCTGATCGGCATCGTAGATGACAACGATGTTGGGATGGGAGAGCCTGGCCGCTGATTTCGCCTCCCTCAGGAACATCTCCAGAACCCTCTGGTTTCTCTGAGCCTGCGGCGGCAATATCTTATAGGCCACGATCCTGTCGAGCAGGGTATCCCTCGCCTTGTAAACAACTCCCATCCCCCCCCTGCCGACCTCCTCGACGATCTCGTATCGACCGTCTTTTGCCGACGTCCCGGATCCACCGGCGACCATGGTAGCGTCTGGGGGGGGGGACTGGTCGCCGATAAGCCTGCCCTGTCCCGGGGAAGAGGCCCCCAGGAGGGCTTTCATGGAGGTCACCTGGTCCTTTACGTCCCTGTAATGGTAATCCACAAGAAGGATCTTTTCCAGAATCGATACCGCCCCATGGAGTTGACCGTCTTCCTTCAGGGACGCGGCGTACCTGTAAAAGGAATCCAGATTATCCCGCCGGGGATTCTCATCCGCGATGGCCTTCTGGTAGGCGGCAATGGCCAGGGACCACATCCTCTGGCCGAAAAAGAGTTCTCCCAGGAGGCGGTTGGCTTCGGCGTAATCCGGGCTGGTCTTTTCAACCTTCTGCAGAGCCTCCGTGGCATCCTCTTCCTTGCCCAAAGATATGAGGGATCGTGCAGCCTGAAAGAAGGCGCCGGCATCAAGAAGCGCCCGGGCCTCCTGTTCCGTTTCCCCCAAGTCCCGAAAAATCCGGGCCGCATCCTCGGCCCGGCCGCCGGCCAGAAGGAGATTCGCCGCATCGGAAGATTTTCCCAACTCGATGAGAAGATCCGCGGCCGAACGATGATCATCCGCTTTTCCGAAAGCTTCAACCGCCCTTTCTTTCTCCCCGGCGGCGACGAAAATCTCAGCGGCTCTCCTCCACTCTCCAATACGCCCGAGCAGCTCCGCGGCCTTGATTGTCTGGCCTTCATCCAGAAGGGCTTGGGCAACATCCAGCCCTCCTTCTTCTGGTGTGTCGGATGATCCCAGGATGCGGGCAGCCGATGCCGCGTCCTTGGCCTTCATGTAGAGTTCAGACGCCTTTCGACCCTTACCCAATTCCTCATAGAGTCTGGCAGCCTGCTTGAAGTGCCCACCGGTTTCAAGAACCTTTGCGGCTTTTCCTCTCTGGTTGGCCTGAAGGAGGCTAAAGGAGGCAAGGGCGGCCAGGTTTTTAGAGACACGGTCCTCCTCAGGGGCGACGGATGGATCCCTTCGGCTCACCCTTTCCTGCAGGGCCCTGACCATGCGGGGCGCGGCCCTGGAATGCTCACCAGCCTCGGCCAGAAGTTCTCCCGCTTTCTGGTGATGACCTGTCTTGGAGTAAAACTCAGCCGCCCGCGGGGAGTTTCCCCCTTTTTCGAAAAGAAGGGCCGCCTCATGGAAACGATCAACCTTAACCAGGTTTTCCGCGGCCTGAATGAAGTCCTTTGTTCTTGCGAAAAATTCGGCCGCCTGGCCATAGGCGCCTATCCTCACCAGACATTCCGCCGCGTTGGCATAGTCGTTCATGGCCACACAGGACTCGGAAGCCTTTTCATATTCGCCCACTTTGACAAAAGCCTCGGCCGATTCCCTGAAGCGCCCGGCAGAGGCGTAGAGGGCCCCGGCCTCGGCGTGATTCCCCTTTTTCTCGGCTTTTTTTGCTTTTTTGATAAAAAAACGGGCGGGACGGTCCGCCGGAGGTTTGTCCTCACGGTTCCTGAATGCAAAGAGGATGAGGCAGAGAAGCGAAAGCCCCCCCGCGGTCACCGCGATTGTGTCCGTGGGCCCAAGTGCCCAGGGTGAGGGAATGGAATGTCGGGCGAGAAAGGCCTCGATCGCGGCTTGATAGCTGGAAATAGCGGACATGGGCTGGGATTATAGGATAAAACAGGTCCAACGTCCAACGAGGAAAATAACGTTCAAGGTTCAATGTGAAAAACAAGCTGTAAGCTGTAGGCTATAGGTGTAGGTAAGGGCAGTATGGGTATCGAAGAACCTCAAATCTCAAACTTTATTTTTTGGTTCATCCGGTTAATGCGTACCTTATATTATTATTTTGCCGTCATTGCGAGGAGCATCGAGGGAGACGAGAGTGACGCGGCAATCCCGGGCGACTTGTCGCGGCGAAGTTCGAAGAACGAAGACGGAAGCCGAAAAGGTCATTGCGGCGCCCTCCGGCCGCTATGGGATCGCTTCGCATGGGTTACAGCTCGCGATGACAAATGGCGGGATACGGTTCGCGATGACAAATTGGGGTATGGTCCTCATCCAGGTACTCATTTCCAGGATGAATCTTACTTTAAAACCCTTCTTTGCAACCCCGTGGTGCAGCCTGCGAGGGGCTGTACTGTGGTGGAATAAGGGGGTTTGCGGGCGGAAATTCTACCGGAACAGATGCAGCATGAGGAATGTTCCGAACAGCTGAAGTCCTACCAGGCTGCTGGTATAGATTTTGGCAGGCCGGGTCACAATGGACGTTTTCCTCTCCCGGATCGCGGCGAAAATGCTTTCCTGGTCGGGGTCGGATTCAATGACAGTGAAAGTATAGTCGAGCTGTTTGAGGGAATGAGCGTCTGAAAGGCCCAGGATGGGGAGATTATTTTTAGAGGCAAAGGACTGGGCTTTATGGTTGAAGTTGACCTTTTTCGTGTATAGATGTGAATACTCCACCGCATCGAACAGGCTCGAAAAACGCTCAAGAAGGGTTCCAATGCAGTTATAGTTGGGATAGAAAGGATGCGGTGCGACAACAAACGCCCCATCAGCCCTGATCCTCTTCAGGTCGAAGAAGGTCATTCTGTCCCACTTTGTATCCATTTTATCCACGCCGTAAATGAGAACATGTTTTCCCATTACAGTGGCCTCAACACCGGGGATCAAAAGTATCCCACGCGTGAAGGCATACTGCGCCAACCGCTCGCTGTAGGTAACGATGTTATGATTGGTAATGGAGATGACCTGGTAGCCTTTTTCCGCGGCCCTGTCTATCAGCTCCTCAGCCGTATAATTCAGCTGATGCCTGGGATCTTCCCTGGTATGAATGTGCAAATCGCATTTAAGTCGCATTGTGTGTTGGTGACCTCGTTTAGTCCAAAGTGTTGAGCCCGAAGTTCATAAAAAAACGCCTAGTCAATAACAAATCCGGAATGGGTTGTCAATCAAAGTTCCCACCGGTCTTTTTCAGGAGGGCGTTCGTCATATCGAAACGGCTTTTCCCTTCTGTATCCTGCAATATCACCCATCTTTCGGGTCCAGTATCCAACAATCTTTTTTCTTTTCCATACAAGGATCATCCCCAGAACAAGCAGCCCGGCCAGCGGAAAGTATTGACCGATCCCATCCTTTCCAGCTTTTGTCGGGCCTCCATCGACGTGTTTTCCGGCGCCCGGCATAGTCCCTCGCAACACGGCTACCAGCCTGCGAAAAACCCATGCCTCACGTCCGTCATCCAGGGTGATGCGGCACCAGAGGCCCTCAAGACTCACGAGCGGATATTCCTCACCCGCCTCTGCCTGGAAGAGAACGGGAAATGTTGTGCCCGGGCCTTGCCTTACGTTGACGACACTGCCTTCGATCCGGATGTAATCAGCCTGGACGACACTTGGGTAGATGAGGGTTGTCAGGAGGAATAACAGCAGCAGAAACCTTTGGGATCTAAAGTTAAACATCTGGTTATGAAATCTAGTATTTAGGATGCCCATTGTCAAGGGAATGAGTTGAAGGAGTTTCTCTCCACAGCGCAAGCAGGGCCAGGTATCCTGCAATCCCTACGGCGCCTCCAAAGGGGAAGACACTCCTTATGCCCCATCTATCCGCCATGAAACCGCCTATGATGGGTCCCAGCATGGTGCCAAGGCTCAGTGATGTGTTGTATAACCCCATGACGGATCCCATACCCCTTTCATGCCCTATCCTTACCGCCAGGGCCGATCCCGCCGGTACAATGAAAGCTCCTGCAAGCCCCATGGCAAGGAAGATGATGATCATCTCCCTGAAGCTGTGAGCCCATGAGATGCCGGCAACTGCCAAGGCGGCGGTGACGCTTCCGAAAAAGATACTCTTCAGATGGCCGAAACGGTCCGACAGATGTCCCAATGGGGCCTGGAGCAAGGTTGTAATGACGGTGTTCACTGAAAGGAGCACTCCCACCTGAAAGGAGGACAGGTGAAGCTCCCCGATGGCGAAGAGGGGCATAAGGACCCACGCAAAACCGATGCCGATGGCTCGACTGAAACGGAAGATCAAAAGGCCCGCCAGGTCCGCTGTCCGGAACCGTTGGTGTTCTCCGGACGGGCCCTTTTTAACTTTTCGCATTCCAGGCCATGGGTGCTCGTCGGCGGGAAGAGTTACTATGACGACAATGAGGGCCGTCAGGGACAGAATACCCATTCCATAAAAAGCGGCGTCCATGGAGTAGCGGTCCCTGAGGTACCCACCGATAAGCGGTCCGCCCCCAAGACCGGCGAAGAATGCTGATGTAAAGGTCCCCATAACGAACCCTTCCTTGCCGTTGGGGGCAAGATCTCCGATGTAGGACAGGGCCACGGGCAGTATCATGGCGGCGGCGATGCCCTGGAGAAAACGCACAAGCATCAGCTGGACCATTCCGTCTGCGGCAGCGTAAAGAGGGGAGACTGCAGTAAAGAGGACCAGCCCGGTAACGATGAACACCTTTCTGCCTATGCGGTCGGACAGATATCCGACGGGCGTCATAAAAATGGTCCTCGATGCGGAGTAGGCCCCGAACACAATACCGAGGGTCAGCGCGCTCGTGGCAAAACGGTCCACATAGGAGGGCAGTATCGGGCTCAGAATCCCCAGGCCCAGGGACGATATGAAGATGGAAGCGTAAAGTGAGAGAAAAATCCTTTTGAATGGGGACATTCTTATCAGGGCAGGTTCCTCACGATGATTCCCTTTACCTCCTCCAGGAGCCTGTCACGGTCATTGTAGGTCATTTGGGAAGTGGCGACCGGCTTATCAATGATAACCTCGGCCACCCCACCCCATGAGGTTGAACCGGCCTTGGGCATGGCATCCCGGGTCCCCCTTACGGTAACCGGCAGTACCGGCAAACCGGCCTGAATGGCAAGGACAAAGGCCCCCTTTTTAAATGGAAGCAGTTTGCCGTCCGGGGATCTGGTGCCCTCCGGGGCGATAACCACCGAAACGCCCGTACGGGTCATCATGTCACCCGCCATCGTAAAAGCGGCTGTGGCGACGGCGTGGTCTTTCCGGTCGATGAAGAAATGCCCCATTCTTTTTGCGGCCTGCCCGAAAATGGGAATTCTGCTCAGCTCGACCTTCCCGACAAGCCGGAGCTGAAGAGGAAGGGCAAAAATAATCAGGGGTATATCCAACTGACTCTGATGGTTCATGACCACGACGAAAGGGCCGGTTTCCCCTGAGAGGATCTCCAATCCTCTTATGAAAACCCTTATACCCGCGATCCTGAGGACGGTCCTGGCCCAGGTCCGGGTGCACACCCTGTGGATCATGAACCCACCCCTGTCGAAAAAACTGAATACGATGGCGACGGCGGAAATAAGAAGGGTAAATGGATAGATGAACAGCAGGGAACGGATGGCGACCATGTAACTGGATACAGCACGCATGGGGCAAATCTATCACCACCACGATGCGGAGTAAAGCGGGGAGGATCGGGTGTCGCCCCGGAAGCTACACGAGCATCTGAATGGTTCCGGTGAGTTCTCTGAACGGAATGGGTTTCGTGAAGGTCTTAAACGCTCCCGCGTCCTCTGCCGCCCGGACCATGTTCGAAGAGTCGTTTGCCGTAATAACGAGAACAATGAGAGCGGGGTAACGTTTGATTGCCTTTCTTATGAGTTCCACCCCATCCATTCCCGGCATCATCAGGTCGGTTATGAGAATACAGATGGGTTCCGCCTCCAGGATCTCCAGAGCACGCACACCGCCGTTCGCCTCGAAAGCCTCAAATCCCTCAGCCTCAAGGTATCGGCGCACAGACCAACGCACCAGTTGTTCGTCATCGACAACCAGTATTTTCCTGCTGAGATGGCACATCCCGGACTGCTCTCCAGCAAGAAGTGCGCCATTTTCTGCAACGGACAGTATAAATATTCTTATTGTTTTTAATGGCTTACGAACAATACAAAATTGAAATAACGGTCGGTAAGCGTCAAATGACCCTGTTATGGGGTTATCACCCACAATTTGCGGAAATTATTGATGACTTCGCAAAAAGCCATTCATGGACTTTTTACGAC contains:
- a CDS encoding response regulator; the encoded protein is MCHLSRKILVVDDEQLVRWSVRRYLEAEGFEAFEANGGVRALEILEAEPICILITDLMMPGMDGVELIRKAIKRYPALIVLVITANDSSNMVRAAEDAGAFKTFTKPIPFRELTGTIQMLV
- a CDS encoding 1-acyl-sn-glycerol-3-phosphate acyltransferase, with protein sequence MRAVSSYMVAIRSLLFIYPFTLLISAVAIVFSFFDRGGFMIHRVCTRTWARTVLRIAGIRVFIRGLEILSGETGPFVVVMNHQSQLDIPLIIFALPLQLRLVGKVELSRIPIFGQAAKRMGHFFIDRKDHAVATAAFTMAGDMMTRTGVSVVIAPEGTRSPDGKLLPFKKGAFVLAIQAGLPVLPVTVRGTRDAMPKAGSTSWGGVAEVIIDKPVATSQMTYNDRDRLLEEVKGIIVRNLP
- a CDS encoding MFS transporter — its product is MSPFKRIFLSLYASIFISSLGLGILSPILPSYVDRFATSALTLGIVFGAYSASRTIFMTPVGYLSDRIGRKVFIVTGLVLFTAVSPLYAAADGMVQLMLVRFLQGIAAAMILPVALSYIGDLAPNGKEGFVMGTFTSAFFAGLGGGPLIGGYLRDRYSMDAAFYGMGILSLTALIVVIVTLPADEHPWPGMRKVKKGPSGEHQRFRTADLAGLLIFRFSRAIGIGFAWVLMPLFAIGELHLSSFQVGVLLSVNTVITTLLQAPLGHLSDRFGHLKSIFFGSVTAALAVAGISWAHSFREMIIIFLAMGLAGAFIVPAGSALAVRIGHERGMGSVMGLYNTSLSLGTMLGPIIGGFMADRWGIRSVFPFGGAVGIAGYLALLALWRETPSTHSLDNGHPKY